A stretch of the Sphingobacterium thalpophilum genome encodes the following:
- a CDS encoding cytochrome b/b6 domain-containing protein: MRNSTKIFTPLHRGLHWGTALLMTVLFITGFLRINWMGKKAILGAIEKNMQGIDLTNEQTIGTVKSILAPMWQWHEYAAYVFFVIIAVRIIYMLVKGIRFPNPFSANTSAKEKFQGFIYLLFYLFVIVSSITGAYLKWWNGDLKDTMETIHKWAIYWFSIFIILHFGGIWLAEKTAQKGIASKMIGGDD; this comes from the coding sequence ATGAGAAATTCAACAAAAATATTTACCCCGCTTCATCGTGGTTTACACTGGGGCACAGCTCTACTAATGACGGTTTTGTTTATCACCGGATTTCTTCGGATCAACTGGATGGGTAAAAAAGCCATTCTGGGAGCTATTGAAAAAAATATGCAAGGCATTGATTTAACCAATGAACAAACCATCGGAACAGTAAAAAGCATTCTGGCCCCTATGTGGCAATGGCACGAATATGCAGCGTATGTTTTCTTTGTAATCATTGCGGTTCGCATCATTTATATGTTGGTAAAGGGCATTCGTTTTCCAAATCCTTTTTCGGCAAATACATCAGCAAAAGAAAAATTTCAGGGATTTATTTATCTGCTATTTTACTTGTTTGTGATTGTTTCATCCATCACCGGAGCCTACCTGAAATGGTGGAATGGAGACCTGAAAGATACAATGGAAACCATTCATAAATGGGCAATTTACTGGTTTTCGATTTTTATTATTTTGCATTTTGGCGGGATTTGGCTGGCAGAAAAAACAGCTCAAAAGGGAATTGCTTCCAAAATGATTGGCGGAGATGATTAA
- a CDS encoding heavy metal translocating P-type ATPase has product MKNIFKFILVLSIALVALVLEFILKEPYYAKILISAIGILMSIVLLKGMIDVIRSGNFGVDILAISAIAATLAVGNYWAALIILIMITGGDSLEDYAQKKARKDLKSLLDNTPRIAHKKTGDDLEDVPVDDIKIGDLIIVKPKEIIPVDGILLSEDVLLDESSLTGESKPVNKTKGNSLWSGSVNGSGAITIQVSKLAKDSQYQQLVQLVHHSEKEPAHFVRMADRYALPFTIVAFLIAGIAYLITKDPNRIAEVLVVASPCPLILAAPIALIAGMSRSSRNGVVIKSGTVIEKLDRMKAIAFDKTGTLTKGDLIVDNINPENPYSKDELIDFVASVEQQSSHVLAVSVMKYIGDKTILLATDLKEIEGNGIEGKVDGKLVKVGKLSFVTAEPIQIKTEKTSLFVSVNDKYVGEITFIDEVRPEARQTIAQLLKMGVQKIMMISGDKQSISENIAKEIGITEVHGGCLPQDKLKILKSMPDEFRPVVMVGDGVNDAPSLTVADVGIAMGAKGSSAASDSADVVILRDNLQKVSDTILISKETMKIARQSVFIGIAVCTVLMLIAAFGVLPALIGAGLQEVVDVISITSALRALKDRT; this is encoded by the coding sequence ATGAAAAATATATTTAAATTCATTCTCGTTCTCAGCATTGCCTTAGTGGCACTTGTTCTGGAATTTATTCTGAAAGAACCCTATTATGCTAAAATCTTAATTTCGGCAATCGGCATTTTGATGTCCATTGTTCTTCTTAAAGGAATGATCGATGTGATTCGTTCCGGGAATTTTGGAGTGGATATTTTGGCGATTTCTGCCATTGCAGCAACCTTAGCCGTTGGTAATTACTGGGCGGCACTCATTATCCTTATTATGATTACCGGAGGTGATTCGTTGGAAGATTACGCTCAGAAGAAAGCCCGAAAAGATTTAAAATCACTGCTCGATAACACCCCCCGAATTGCCCATAAAAAAACAGGTGACGATTTAGAAGATGTTCCGGTGGATGATATTAAAATCGGCGACCTTATCATCGTAAAACCCAAGGAAATTATTCCCGTGGACGGAATTTTACTGAGTGAAGATGTGCTGCTGGATGAATCTTCGCTCACAGGCGAATCCAAACCGGTCAACAAAACAAAAGGAAACAGCCTATGGTCGGGTTCCGTGAATGGCTCGGGAGCCATTACCATTCAGGTTTCCAAACTCGCCAAAGACAGCCAGTACCAGCAGCTCGTGCAGTTGGTTCATCATTCCGAAAAAGAGCCTGCTCATTTTGTACGAATGGCGGATCGGTATGCTTTGCCTTTTACCATCGTTGCCTTTTTGATTGCTGGAATTGCTTATTTGATTACCAAAGATCCTAATCGCATTGCTGAAGTTTTGGTGGTGGCTTCACCCTGCCCATTAATTCTTGCAGCTCCCATTGCCTTGATCGCAGGGATGAGCCGTTCCAGCAGAAATGGCGTGGTGATAAAATCCGGAACCGTCATCGAAAAGCTGGACAGAATGAAAGCCATTGCCTTCGATAAAACCGGAACCTTAACCAAAGGCGATCTTATCGTGGACAACATCAACCCGGAAAATCCTTATTCGAAAGACGAACTGATTGATTTTGTAGCCAGCGTGGAACAGCAATCTTCCCACGTTTTGGCGGTTTCGGTGATGAAATATATCGGCGATAAAACGATTCTTCTGGCAACAGATTTAAAGGAAATAGAAGGAAATGGTATTGAAGGAAAAGTTGATGGCAAACTGGTGAAAGTAGGTAAACTGAGTTTTGTAACGGCTGAACCCATTCAAATTAAAACGGAAAAAACCTCGTTGTTTGTTTCGGTGAATGACAAATATGTTGGGGAAATCACCTTTATCGATGAGGTGCGTCCCGAAGCCCGGCAAACCATTGCCCAATTACTAAAAATGGGTGTCCAAAAAATTATGATGATTTCCGGCGATAAACAAAGTATTTCTGAAAACATTGCCAAAGAAATTGGCATTACGGAAGTGCACGGTGGCTGTTTGCCTCAAGACAAACTGAAAATCCTGAAAAGTATGCCCGACGAATTTCGCCCGGTTGTAATGGTGGGTGATGGCGTGAACGATGCACCGTCGTTAACCGTTGCCGATGTAGGCATTGCGATGGGTGCTAAAGGATCGAGTGCCGCCAGCGATTCGGCTGATGTGGTGATTTTAAGAGACAATCTGCAAAAAGTGAGTGATACTATTCTCATTTCCAAAGAAACGATGAAGATTGCCCGTCAATCCGTTTTCATTGGCATTGCCGTTTGTACCGTGCTGATGCTGATTGCAGCCTTCGGTGTTTTACCGGCATTGATTGGTGCAGGATTGCAGGAAGTGGTGGATGTGATTTCCATTACCTCGGCATTAAGGGCTTTGAAGGACAGAACGTAA
- a CDS encoding IS256 family transposase has product MQGLYEGKSLSPNDGVLAPLMKHLLESMLDGELENHLNEEKASGNSNRRNGKTKKTVRGLNTGTFELETGRDRSGTFEPKVVPKRQLIITEQLEGHVLSMYAKGMSTRAISEFIREMYAMEISATEISRITESVFPAVNEWRSRPLEAVYPFVFLDCMHYKVRQNGTVESRAIYNILGVGMDGKKELIGLYSSENEGAKFWLSVLTDLKQRGVEDILIACIDGLKGFPEAIEAIFPKTKIQLCIVHQIRTSMRYVTEKDKKLVMDDLKPVYKAVNEEMGYENLLSFEEKWGRKYPLAAKSWIDNWTNLSTFFEYEDQIRKIIYTTNPIEGMHRQIRKITKSKGAFSSEQALMKLMYLIIKDISKKWTMPMHNWGLTISQLYIRFGDRLKLERGI; this is encoded by the coding sequence ATGCAAGGTCTTTACGAAGGTAAAAGTTTGTCTCCCAATGATGGCGTTCTAGCGCCGTTGATGAAGCATCTATTGGAATCGATGCTGGATGGCGAACTGGAGAACCACCTGAACGAAGAAAAAGCTTCGGGCAATAGCAACCGGCGCAACGGCAAAACAAAAAAGACAGTCCGGGGTCTCAATACCGGAACTTTTGAGCTTGAAACAGGACGGGATAGGTCAGGAACGTTCGAACCGAAAGTGGTACCAAAAAGACAGTTAATCATTACCGAACAGCTTGAAGGCCATGTACTGAGCATGTATGCTAAAGGAATGAGCACACGGGCAATAAGTGAGTTTATCCGTGAAATGTACGCCATGGAGATCTCTGCCACGGAGATATCCCGGATTACCGAAAGTGTGTTTCCTGCTGTGAATGAATGGCGGAGCAGGCCATTGGAAGCGGTGTATCCTTTTGTCTTCCTGGACTGTATGCATTATAAAGTCCGTCAAAACGGTACCGTAGAATCAAGAGCTATTTATAACATACTGGGAGTGGGTATGGATGGTAAAAAAGAGCTGATCGGACTTTATAGTTCAGAAAATGAAGGGGCGAAGTTCTGGCTTTCGGTTCTTACTGACCTTAAGCAGCGTGGCGTGGAAGACATCCTTATTGCCTGTATTGATGGTCTAAAAGGATTCCCAGAAGCCATAGAAGCTATTTTTCCGAAAACAAAGATCCAACTGTGCATTGTCCACCAGATCAGAACAAGCATGCGGTACGTAACCGAGAAAGATAAAAAGCTTGTAATGGATGATCTAAAGCCGGTCTATAAAGCCGTAAACGAAGAAATGGGGTATGAAAACCTCCTATCTTTCGAAGAAAAATGGGGCAGGAAATACCCTCTCGCTGCCAAATCCTGGATAGATAACTGGACCAACCTTTCCACTTTCTTTGAATACGAGGATCAGATTCGCAAGATCATATACACAACAAATCCGATTGAGGGTATGCACCGCCAGATACGGAAGATCACCAAGTCTAAAGGAGCTTTCAGCTCTGAACAGGCTCTAATGAAGTTAATGTATCTGATTATAAAGGATATTTCTAAAAAATGGACGATGCCAATGCACAATTGGGGGTTGACCATATCCCAACTTTATATTAGATTTGGGGATAGGCTCAAACTGGAAAGAGGTATTTAA
- a CDS encoding phosphatase PAP2 family protein — MRHLLLILILCVYQLGIAQTDSLVTGQKMDQSFDHAYQFKYKKLIVPSVFIGYGILSLTSDDLKQLNRSTQYEIGEHQPDKIKLDNYTQYVPAILVYGLNAIGLKGKHNLKDRSIILGTSLLISSAVVLPTKHLVKEERPDGSNNLSFPSGHTTTAFTTAHFMFREYQDENIWLSLTGYPIAVFTGVYRIFNDKHWVGDVVAGAGIGILSAEVAYWLFPKVSQLFSKDHSKNSALVYPFYQNKTMGLGFSLNF; from the coding sequence ATGAGACATTTATTATTGATACTCATATTGTGCGTTTATCAATTGGGAATAGCACAAACGGATAGTTTGGTAACAGGTCAAAAGATGGATCAATCATTTGACCACGCCTATCAATTTAAATATAAAAAGCTGATTGTACCTTCTGTTTTTATCGGATACGGAATACTGAGCCTGACGTCTGATGATCTGAAACAGCTGAACCGTTCCACCCAATATGAAATTGGGGAGCATCAGCCGGATAAAATAAAACTGGATAATTATACCCAATACGTACCTGCAATATTGGTTTATGGATTAAATGCTATTGGACTTAAAGGAAAACATAATTTAAAAGACCGAAGTATTATTTTAGGCACATCACTGTTGATTTCAAGTGCTGTTGTATTACCTACCAAGCATTTGGTAAAAGAAGAACGACCGGATGGTTCTAATAATTTGTCGTTTCCTTCGGGACATACTACAACTGCTTTTACAACAGCACATTTTATGTTTCGGGAATATCAGGATGAAAATATTTGGTTAAGTTTGACTGGTTATCCGATTGCTGTTTTTACGGGAGTTTATCGGATTTTTAATGACAAACATTGGGTAGGTGATGTGGTTGCCGGTGCAGGAATTGGTATTCTCTCTGCAGAAGTTGCTTACTGGTTGTTCCCGAAAGTCAGTCAATTATTTTCAAAAGATCATAGCAAAAATAGTGCTCTTGTATATCCCTTTTATCAAAATAAAACAATGGGATTAGGTTTTTCTTTAAACTTTTAA
- a CDS encoding ComF family protein, translating to MDFPKQHIAMADRLIPLHYLCGYRAASSGHDGISKSILKFKEGDTLHIAAWAEVALLALQQAGLGKGDILVRALGHQETAVLWRSDPKPMDALCRFIAEKSGCAYSPDIIRKKWKTEKLRGMNRAQRERAMDGAYELAPVFGWGQQRVWIMDDVVTTGSTVRAIAAALLKRYPAVELRTFCLARTDGHLGDLERGLVKGEHYGWDATAGNWMVMEDPLSYGGDWLPNTENLYCPRFGDEGTWLVSNL from the coding sequence ATGGATTTTCCCAAACAACACATTGCCATGGCGGATCGGTTGATTCCACTGCATTACCTGTGTGGATACCGTGCTGCCTCATCCGGTCATGATGGGATATCAAAGAGCATCCTGAAATTCAAAGAGGGCGATACGTTGCATATCGCAGCTTGGGCTGAGGTTGCGCTGCTGGCCTTGCAACAGGCTGGTCTGGGTAAAGGCGACATACTGGTACGGGCACTCGGACATCAGGAAACGGCGGTACTGTGGCGTTCCGACCCTAAACCGATGGATGCGCTTTGCAGGTTTATTGCTGAGAAGTCAGGATGTGCCTATTCGCCGGACATTATTCGTAAAAAGTGGAAGACGGAAAAACTAAGGGGTATGAACCGCGCACAAAGGGAACGGGCCATGGACGGTGCGTATGAATTGGCGCCTGTATTTGGATGGGGACAGCAACGGGTTTGGATCATGGACGATGTAGTGACAACCGGATCAACGGTTCGTGCAATCGCTGCGGCATTATTAAAACGTTATCCAGCGGTAGAGTTGCGTACTTTTTGCCTTGCACGTACTGATGGACATCTTGGTGATTTGGAAAGGGGATTGGTGAAAGGTGAGCATTATGGATGGGATGCGACGGCAGGGAATTGGATGGTCATGGAAGACCCGCTGTCGTATGGGGGTGATTGGTTGCCAAATACGGAGAACTTATACTGTCCTCGGTTTGGGGATGAGGGGACGTGGCTGGTTAGTAACTTATAA
- a CDS encoding efflux RND transporter periplasmic adaptor subunit, with translation MKILKLYGSYFLVLIVLLSAVQCQQKQETTATKTANPKDENTVIFTDAQLHNTPIETAELSMQHISTVLKLNGKIDVPPQNLVSVSTPLGGYLKSTRLLPGMKVVKGQLIAVIENPQFVQLQQDYLMAKSKYHFAQLDYNRQTKLNQSQASSDKVMQQAQSIMSDQQILMNSIAQQLKLVNINPAKISAGNIQQSVPVYSTINGFVSKVNVNVGKYVTSSDVLFELINPSDIHLNLKVYEKDLEMLKTGQQIVAYTNVDPSKKYAGEILLTSKDVDGSGMAEVHCHFEKYDPALIPGMYMNAEVKTENSFANAIPEESVVDFEGKSYVFTETGKQTWKMVPVTLGISENGFVEILNFADFQGKKIVVKNAYTLLMKLKNTSEDEE, from the coding sequence ATGAAAATATTAAAATTATACGGTTCTTATTTTTTGGTCTTGATAGTACTGCTTTCCGCAGTTCAATGTCAACAAAAACAAGAAACCACCGCCACCAAAACTGCAAATCCGAAAGACGAAAACACGGTTATTTTCACCGATGCACAGTTACACAATACCCCCATTGAAACCGCGGAACTGTCGATGCAGCATATTTCCACCGTATTGAAACTCAACGGTAAAATTGATGTACCACCGCAAAATCTGGTTTCCGTAAGTACACCGCTGGGCGGCTATCTGAAAAGCACCCGCCTTTTGCCAGGGATGAAAGTAGTTAAAGGTCAGTTAATTGCCGTTATTGAAAATCCGCAGTTTGTACAGTTGCAGCAGGATTATCTGATGGCAAAATCCAAATACCACTTTGCCCAACTGGATTATAACCGACAAACTAAGCTCAACCAAAGCCAGGCAAGTAGTGATAAAGTGATGCAGCAGGCACAATCCATTATGAGCGATCAGCAAATTCTGATGAATTCCATTGCCCAGCAACTGAAGTTGGTCAACATAAATCCGGCTAAGATATCTGCCGGAAATATTCAGCAGAGCGTACCTGTCTATAGTACCATCAACGGTTTTGTGAGCAAGGTGAATGTGAATGTAGGCAAATATGTAACGTCTTCGGATGTGCTGTTTGAACTCATCAATCCTTCTGATATTCACCTCAATTTAAAAGTGTATGAAAAGGATTTGGAAATGCTGAAAACCGGGCAACAGATTGTGGCTTATACCAATGTAGATCCTTCAAAAAAATATGCCGGTGAAATTTTGCTGACGAGTAAAGACGTGGACGGAAGCGGCATGGCTGAGGTTCATTGTCATTTTGAAAAATACGATCCTGCACTCATTCCCGGAATGTATATGAATGCAGAAGTGAAAACAGAAAATTCTTTTGCCAATGCTATTCCGGAAGAAAGCGTGGTGGATTTTGAAGGGAAAAGTTATGTCTTTACAGAAACCGGGAAACAGACCTGGAAGATGGTCCCGGTCACATTGGGAATTTCCGAAAATGGCTTTGTTGAAATCCTCAACTTTGCTGATTTTCAAGGTAAGAAAATCGTGGTCAAAAACGCCTATACCTTATTGATGAAGTTGAAAAATACCAGTGAAGATGAAGAATAA
- a CDS encoding CusA/CzcA family heavy metal efflux RND transporter: MLTKIIEFSVKNKLIIALLVLGLIGIGSYQVSKLPIDAVPDITNNQVQVITIAPSFGATDIERLVTFPIEQANSNISGLKEIRSFSRFGLSLVTIVFDDGIDVYWARQQVAERLQQVQHEIPQGIGTPQLGPISTGLGEIYQYVVRPKEGFEQKYDVTELRTIQDWIVRRQLLQVKGVAEVSSFGGKLKQYEIAVNPDRLNAYGITINDVFDALNANNQNTGGAYIEKGPTVLYIRSEGLVGNIEDIQNISITNKNNDVPLFIRDVADVKIGFATRYGAMTYNDQGEVSGAVVMMLKGANSSQVIKDVKAKVAQIQKTLPEGVVIEPFLDRTKMVNNAISTVERNLLEGALIVVFVLVLFLGNFRAGLLVASVIPLAMLFAICMMNLFGVSGNLMSLGALDFGLIIDGAVIIVEAVLHQLSLNPKFKSLLKIPSNDMDSVVTESAGRMMNSAVFGQIIIFIVYIPILTLQGIEGKMFRPMAETVAFALLGAFLLSLTYIPMMSSVLLKKRSLKPSWSDRVMKKVEALYLKTLLKVLRIPKTIFTIIGILFITAIILLSRMGGEFIPSLEEGDFAVDTRVLPGSNLTTTIESTQKAAHILKTRFPEVEKVVTKIGSGEVPTDPMPMDASDMMVILKDKKEWTSAKTFPELSEKMSKALEDVPGITVGFQYPVAMRFNELMTGARQDVVIKIFGDNLDSLVQNANQLGKIIETVKGTQNLYIEPVSGLPQVVVKYNRHVIAQYHLSVAGVNRVINTAFAGQSTGLVFEGEKRFDMVVRLNASDRKNINDIQNLLVPTPAGNQIPLNQLATVDVVEGPNQIQRENAQRRIVVGFNIKDRDVQSIVEELQGKVDKQIKLPAGYSITYGGSFENLNNAKQRLMIAVPLALALIFVLLFMAFRSIKESLLIYTAIPLSVIGGVFMLNLRGMPFSISAAVGFIALFGVAVLNGIVLISEFNRLHKNGIRNIVRIVIDGGESRLRPVLMTAAVASLGFIPMAISTGAGAEVQRPLATVVIGGLILATLLTLFVLPLLYVNIENGFKMKKPKSKHVASVLLIFMLFSGIKMKAQTIISLDEAVQTALQNNRNLKNEKLRSDYAKALIKTSNADIPQTAVTADYGQINSAYNDMKFGISQSIAFPTVYQKQKNLHSEEWKKSQLNVSLKEFELKKAVSQSYFQMVYWKDKEKLLNETLQLYTQFLDKASLRLKAGESNILEKTTASNQKSSIEIQLKQVQQEIKTLQLQFSWLLNSETEYLPLENSRPVLLLQENASHPLLHVLEQQKTVAGKQTEVEKSRLLPGLQIGYNLNSLKGMGPDDKLYSATPQFHSVMVGVGIPIFSGGQKARIHASKVAESIAENDWHNTEFALEKKQQQLKQMYQTNLEIINRYETDELKNADIITKTAQQQFINGEINYLEFVMLVNQAVLLKSNYADALLKLNESVVELNYITLQ, translated from the coding sequence ATGCTTACAAAAATCATTGAGTTTTCTGTAAAGAACAAACTCATTATAGCATTATTGGTTCTTGGTTTAATCGGCATTGGCTCTTATCAGGTAAGCAAATTACCGATTGATGCTGTGCCGGACATTACCAATAATCAGGTGCAGGTTATTACAATCGCTCCGTCTTTTGGGGCAACCGATATCGAACGTCTGGTTACTTTCCCAATTGAACAGGCGAACTCCAATATTTCCGGACTCAAAGAAATCCGCAGTTTCTCCCGTTTCGGATTGTCCTTGGTTACCATTGTTTTTGATGATGGTATTGATGTGTATTGGGCAAGACAACAAGTGGCAGAGCGGCTGCAACAGGTTCAGCATGAAATTCCGCAAGGTATCGGAACACCGCAATTAGGGCCGATTTCTACCGGTTTGGGCGAAATCTATCAATATGTCGTTCGTCCTAAAGAAGGTTTTGAACAAAAATACGACGTTACGGAACTCCGTACCATTCAGGATTGGATTGTGCGTCGACAGCTACTTCAGGTCAAAGGCGTAGCGGAAGTCAGCAGTTTTGGCGGTAAATTGAAGCAATACGAGATTGCCGTGAATCCCGACCGACTTAATGCTTACGGCATTACCATCAATGATGTTTTTGATGCACTGAATGCCAATAACCAGAACACCGGCGGTGCTTATATCGAAAAAGGGCCAACCGTTCTCTACATTCGGAGCGAAGGTTTGGTGGGCAATATTGAGGATATTCAAAACATTTCCATTACCAATAAAAACAACGATGTACCGCTGTTTATCCGAGATGTAGCTGATGTCAAAATTGGTTTTGCCACCCGTTACGGAGCGATGACTTACAACGATCAGGGCGAAGTTTCCGGTGCGGTGGTGATGATGCTGAAAGGTGCCAACAGTAGTCAGGTCATCAAAGATGTAAAAGCCAAAGTGGCTCAAATCCAGAAAACCCTGCCCGAAGGCGTGGTGATAGAACCCTTTCTTGACCGTACCAAAATGGTGAATAATGCCATCAGCACGGTAGAGAGAAACCTTCTGGAAGGTGCTTTAATCGTGGTATTTGTCCTCGTTTTATTTCTCGGAAATTTCAGAGCCGGCTTGCTCGTGGCTTCGGTGATTCCACTAGCAATGCTTTTTGCCATTTGTATGATGAACCTTTTCGGGGTGAGCGGCAATCTGATGAGTTTGGGTGCACTGGATTTTGGATTAATCATCGACGGAGCAGTCATTATTGTAGAAGCCGTCCTGCATCAGTTATCCCTCAATCCTAAGTTCAAGAGCCTGCTGAAAATTCCGTCCAATGATATGGATAGTGTAGTTACAGAATCTGCCGGAAGAATGATGAACAGTGCAGTTTTCGGACAAATTATCATCTTCATTGTGTACATTCCGATCCTAACATTGCAAGGGATTGAAGGGAAAATGTTCCGCCCGATGGCAGAAACGGTGGCGTTTGCATTATTAGGTGCATTTCTGCTTTCCCTAACCTACATTCCGATGATGAGTTCGGTTTTGTTGAAGAAAAGAAGTTTAAAACCTTCGTGGTCGGACAGGGTAATGAAGAAAGTAGAAGCGCTTTATTTGAAAACCTTGCTGAAAGTTTTACGCATTCCGAAAACCATTTTTACCATAATCGGGATATTGTTCATCACGGCAATAATTCTGCTAAGCAGAATGGGCGGCGAATTTATTCCGTCTTTGGAAGAAGGTGATTTTGCGGTGGATACCCGCGTTTTACCGGGCAGCAACCTTACCACCACGATTGAAAGTACGCAAAAAGCAGCCCATATCTTAAAAACCCGTTTCCCCGAAGTGGAAAAAGTGGTCACCAAGATAGGAAGTGGAGAAGTGCCTACCGATCCGATGCCAATGGATGCTTCGGATATGATGGTCATTCTGAAAGACAAAAAAGAATGGACTTCCGCCAAAACGTTTCCCGAATTATCAGAAAAAATGAGCAAAGCACTGGAAGATGTGCCCGGTATTACAGTTGGTTTTCAGTATCCGGTAGCGATGCGTTTTAATGAACTGATGACTGGTGCAAGACAGGATGTGGTCATCAAAATCTTTGGCGATAATCTGGATTCTTTGGTGCAAAATGCCAACCAACTCGGTAAAATCATTGAAACGGTAAAAGGTACACAAAACCTTTATATAGAACCGGTTTCCGGGCTTCCGCAGGTGGTGGTAAAATACAATCGTCACGTGATTGCTCAGTATCATCTTTCTGTTGCAGGTGTCAATCGGGTGATTAATACCGCTTTTGCCGGACAGAGTACAGGTTTGGTTTTTGAAGGCGAAAAACGCTTTGATATGGTAGTACGCCTGAATGCCAGTGACCGAAAAAACATCAATGATATTCAAAATCTATTGGTTCCAACACCTGCAGGCAATCAGATCCCGCTCAATCAGCTGGCAACCGTAGATGTGGTGGAAGGTCCCAATCAAATTCAACGTGAAAATGCACAACGCCGTATTGTCGTCGGCTTCAACATCAAAGACCGTGATGTGCAAAGCATTGTGGAAGAATTGCAGGGTAAAGTGGACAAACAGATTAAACTTCCGGCCGGCTATTCTATTACGTATGGCGGTTCTTTTGAAAATCTGAACAACGCCAAACAACGGTTGATGATTGCCGTTCCGCTGGCATTGGCATTGATATTTGTCCTGTTGTTTATGGCGTTCAGGTCGATTAAAGAAAGTCTTCTGATTTACACCGCCATTCCGTTGTCGGTCATCGGAGGTGTATTTATGTTGAATTTACGCGGAATGCCTTTCAGCATCAGTGCTGCCGTTGGTTTTATCGCTCTTTTTGGCGTAGCGGTTTTGAACGGTATTGTATTGATTTCAGAATTTAACCGACTGCATAAAAACGGCATTAGAAATATCGTCAGAATTGTGATTGATGGCGGCGAAAGCCGATTGCGTCCGGTGTTGATGACCGCAGCCGTTGCCTCCCTCGGCTTTATCCCGATGGCAATAAGCACAGGTGCTGGAGCAGAAGTGCAGCGACCTTTGGCGACCGTGGTAATTGGCGGACTGATATTGGCCACTTTGCTCACCCTTTTTGTCCTACCGCTTTTATATGTCAATATCGAAAATGGATTTAAAATGAAAAAACCAAAATCTAAACATGTCGCCTCTGTTCTGTTGATTTTTATGCTGTTTTCAGGAATAAAAATGAAGGCACAAACCATAATTTCTTTAGATGAAGCCGTGCAAACAGCGTTACAAAACAATCGCAACCTGAAAAATGAAAAACTGCGTTCGGATTATGCCAAAGCATTGATTAAAACTTCTAATGCCGATATTCCGCAAACCGCAGTTACAGCAGATTACGGACAAATAAATAGTGCATACAACGATATGAAATTCGGGATTTCACAGAGCATCGCTTTTCCGACTGTGTATCAGAAACAGAAAAATTTGCATTCCGAAGAATGGAAAAAAAGCCAGTTGAATGTTTCGCTTAAAGAATTTGAACTGAAAAAAGCCGTCAGCCAAAGTTATTTCCAGATGGTGTATTGGAAAGATAAGGAAAAATTGCTGAATGAAACGTTGCAACTGTACACCCAATTTTTAGACAAAGCCAGTTTGCGTTTAAAAGCAGGAGAAAGCAATATTCTGGAAAAAACAACGGCTTCCAACCAAAAATCGTCGATTGAGATTCAGTTGAAACAAGTGCAGCAGGAAATAAAAACCTTGCAGTTGCAGTTCAGTTGGTTGCTCAATTCCGAAACGGAATATCTTCCTTTGGAAAATTCTAGACCGGTTCTTTTGCTTCAGGAAAATGCTTCGCATCCCTTGTTACATGTATTGGAACAGCAAAAAACGGTTGCCGGCAAACAAACCGAAGTGGAAAAATCCAGACTTCTTCCGGGTTTGCAAATCGGTTATAATCTCAATTCGTTGAAAGGTATGGGACCTGATGATAAACTGTATTCTGCTACACCACAGTTTCATTCGGTGATGGTAGGTGTTGGCATTCCAATATTTTCAGGCGGACAAAAGGCAAGAATTCACGCTTCTAAAGTGGCGGAAAGCATTGCGGAAAACGATTGGCATAATACGGAATTTGCATTAGAGAAAAAACAGCAACAGCTCAAGCAAATGTATCAAACGAATCTCGAAATCATCAACCGTTACGAAACTGATGAACTGAAAAATGCAGACATCATTACCAAAACAGCACAGCAACAATTCATTAACGGAGAAATCAATTATCTGGAATTTGTAATGCTCGTCAATCAGGCAGTTTTGCTCAAAAGCAATTATGCAGATGCCCTATTGAAACTAAACGAAAGCGTGGTTGAACTGAATTATATCACGCTTCAGTAG